GATCGTCGACTACCAGGTGGCACTGCCCCTGCATCCGGAATACCGGACCATGCCGATGGTCTGGTACGTGCCGCCGCTGTCGCCGGTGGTGGACATCCTCAAGGAGACCGGCCACGACGGAGAGAACAAGAACAACCTGTTCGGCGCCATCGACACGCTGCGCATCCCGGTGGAGTACCTGGCCGAGTTGTTCACCGCGGGCGATGTCGGGCCGGTCCGGGCCTCACTACAGCGGCTGGCGGCGATGCGCGCCTACATGCGCGCGGCCAATCTCGGCGAGGAGTTCGACGAGACCATCCCCGAATCGGTGCGCCTGAGCGGCGACGAGATCGAGTCGATGTACCGGCTGCTGGCCATCGCCAAATATCAGGACCGGTACGTCATCCCGACCGGGGCCGGGTCCGATGCCCACCGCCTCGACGCGCTGGCCACCGGCTGCAGCCTGGACGGTGACGGCGGACCGGGAATGACCGCGTTCGACACCATGGTGGACAAGTTCCACCTGACCCACACCAATGACGCTGTTCCGCAGGGTGATCCGACCCGGGTCAATCTGCTCAACTGGGACGGCCGGAGCACAGACGGGTTGTTGCCGACCACATGAAGCTACTCACCCTCGGTCGCAGAACAGGCACGGGTTCCGCCCTGTCCGAGCGCCAGCAGCGTCTGGTGTGGCGCATCGCCGCGCTGTTGCTCGACTACCCGACAGCCGAAACCGCCGCGCTCATCAGTCAACTGGATGCAGCCGCAGCGGATCTTCCCGAGGCGGCACGTGGGCCGCTGACGGAGTTCCTGCGGCAGTTCGGCGACACCGATCCGATGCGGCGGGCGTCGAACTATGTCGAGACGTTCGACATGCAACGACGCAGCAGCCTGCACCTGACCTACTACGCCTACGGCGACACCCGCAAGCGCGGTATGGCGCTGCTGCGGTTCAAGCACGCCTACCGCCAGGCAGGCCTGGAGGTAGGCGACTTGGAGAATTCCGAGCTGCCCGACTACCTGCCCATGGTGCTCGAGTTCGCCGCGACGGTCGATCAAGTCCAAGGCGAACGGCTGCTGGCCGAGCACGTCCCGGTGCTCGAACTCCTACGGCTTTCCCTGCAGGACAACGAGTCCTACTACGCCGGGCTGCTCGCCGCGATCCTGACCACCCTGCCCCCGGTGAACAGCGCCGACCGTCGCCGCATCGCACAGCTCGCCGCGGAGGGCCCACCCGACGAGGACGTCGGCCTCGACCCGTTCGCGATGGACCCGATGGCTTCCGGAGGTACC
The genomic region above belongs to Mycolicibacterium sp. HK-90 and contains:
- the narJ gene encoding nitrate reductase molybdenum cofactor assembly chaperone — encoded protein: MKLLTLGRRTGTGSALSERQQRLVWRIAALLLDYPTAETAALISQLDAAAADLPEAARGPLTEFLRQFGDTDPMRRASNYVETFDMQRRSSLHLTYYAYGDTRKRGMALLRFKHAYRQAGLEVGDLENSELPDYLPMVLEFAATVDQVQGERLLAEHVPVLELLRLSLQDNESYYAGLLAAILTTLPPVNSADRRRIAQLAAEGPPDEDVGLDPFAMDPMASGGTQ